The following proteins come from a genomic window of Actinomarinicola tropica:
- a CDS encoding Y-family DNA polymerase: MTRATRTTVVWCLDWPVVAAGVAPDEPGAVLHANRVVAASPAARALGVARGQRRREAQSRCPELTVHDHDPARDARAFEPVVAAVEQITPFIEISRPGLCAFATRGPSRYHGGDDALIDVVEAAVAAVLDERGEVRVGTADGPFAAGIAARRRRRAARLVPPGGSPAFLAPLPVALLDAPALVDVLERLGLRTLGSLAALPRSDVVARFGVDGERAHRLAAGLEERPPDARPVPPSFEAAAELDPPVERVDHAAFVAKSLADELHDRLDGVGLACSLLAIRAETEHGEVLERRWRHEGALSAGAIADRVRWQLDGWLTGSAVARPTAGITRLALAPEEVRVAAGRQLGFWGGQSAEGERAARALARVQAMLGPEAVRVPEWRGGRDPARQVALVPAASVDLTSPRPATDPSWVEAPWPGRLPPPAPATVLTDLPRGIEVVDAEGRSVGVSGRGLVTAPPSRVGVRRRRGPEAEPEWRDVVGWAGPWPVDERWWDEAGHRRRARFQVVVEGGAAWLLVLEGGRWSIEAVYD; encoded by the coding sequence GTGACCCGGGCCACCCGCACCACGGTCGTGTGGTGCCTCGACTGGCCGGTCGTGGCCGCCGGCGTGGCGCCCGACGAGCCGGGCGCCGTCCTGCACGCCAACCGGGTCGTGGCCGCGTCGCCGGCGGCGCGTGCGCTCGGGGTGGCGCGGGGGCAGCGGCGGCGGGAGGCCCAGTCCCGCTGCCCCGAGCTGACGGTCCACGACCACGACCCGGCGCGGGACGCCCGGGCCTTCGAGCCGGTGGTCGCCGCCGTCGAGCAGATCACGCCGTTCATCGAGATCTCCCGGCCCGGGCTCTGCGCCTTCGCCACCCGCGGCCCCTCCCGCTACCACGGGGGCGACGACGCCCTCATCGACGTGGTGGAGGCCGCCGTCGCCGCGGTCCTCGACGAGCGCGGCGAGGTGCGGGTGGGCACCGCCGACGGCCCCTTCGCCGCCGGCATCGCCGCCCGCCGTCGTCGCCGCGCCGCCCGCCTGGTCCCGCCCGGCGGGTCGCCCGCGTTCCTCGCGCCGCTGCCGGTCGCGCTGCTCGACGCCCCCGCCCTGGTCGACGTGCTCGAGCGCCTCGGGCTGCGCACGCTCGGCAGCCTCGCCGCCCTGCCCCGGTCCGACGTGGTCGCGCGCTTCGGCGTCGACGGCGAGCGGGCCCACCGGCTCGCCGCGGGGCTCGAGGAGCGACCGCCCGACGCGCGGCCGGTGCCGCCCTCGTTCGAAGCCGCCGCCGAGCTCGACCCGCCCGTCGAACGGGTGGACCACGCGGCGTTCGTCGCCAAGTCGCTGGCCGACGAGCTCCACGACCGCCTGGACGGGGTCGGGTTGGCGTGCTCGCTGCTCGCGATCCGCGCCGAGACCGAGCACGGCGAGGTGCTGGAGCGCCGTTGGCGACACGAGGGTGCCCTGTCCGCCGGGGCGATCGCCGATCGGGTCCGCTGGCAGCTCGACGGGTGGCTCACCGGCTCGGCGGTCGCTCGCCCCACCGCGGGCATCACCCGGTTGGCCCTCGCGCCCGAGGAGGTCCGGGTGGCCGCCGGGCGCCAGCTCGGCTTCTGGGGCGGGCAGTCGGCCGAGGGGGAGCGGGCGGCGCGGGCCCTGGCCCGGGTGCAGGCGATGCTCGGGCCCGAGGCGGTCCGGGTGCCCGAGTGGCGTGGCGGCCGTGATCCGGCCCGGCAGGTGGCCCTCGTCCCGGCGGCGTCGGTCGACCTCACCTCGCCCCGACCCGCCACCGACCCGTCCTGGGTGGAGGCCCCCTGGCCCGGACGGCTGCCGCCCCCCGCCCCGGCCACGGTGCTCACCGACCTCCCGCGGGGGATCGAGGTGGTCGACGCCGAGGGGCGGTCGGTGGGGGTGAGCGGGCGGGGCCTCGTCACCGCGCCCCCGTCACGGGTGGGTGTCCGTCGTCGGCGCGGGCCCGAGGCCGAGCCCGAGTGGCGCGACGTCGTCGGGTGGGCCGGCCCGTGGCCGGTCGACGAGCGGTGGTGGGACGAGGCGGGGCACCGCCGGCGAGCCCGCTTCCAGGTGGTCGTCGAGGGGGGCGCGGCGTGGCTGCTCGTGCTCGAGGGTGGCCGCTGGTCGATCGAGGCGGTCTACGACTGA
- a CDS encoding gamma-glutamyl-gamma-aminobutyrate hydrolase family protein has protein sequence MATRDPRPPIIGITTAPTTHVPAILGIPRPLQALDTSYLDAVARAGGVPVMLPPSPAAAVPALLDRLDGVLLPGGGDVDPARYGEERHPETYGVDPARDDLEVAVVEGALARRLPLLAICRGLQVLNVTLGGSLLQHIDGEQGDVHRDVERWDAPGHAITFAAGSCVAEVLGTTELHVNSLHHQAVARPGTGVEVVGRDEHGVVESIAVDGHPEVLAVQWHPELLAGHEPHSRLFDWLVEAAAGDQS, from the coding sequence ATGGCGACCCGTGACCCACGTCCACCGATCATCGGGATCACCACCGCCCCGACCACCCACGTGCCGGCGATCCTCGGCATCCCCCGCCCGCTGCAAGCGCTCGACACGTCCTACCTCGACGCCGTCGCGCGCGCCGGCGGCGTCCCCGTGATGCTCCCGCCCTCCCCCGCCGCGGCCGTGCCGGCGCTGCTCGACCGGCTCGACGGCGTCCTCCTGCCGGGCGGCGGCGACGTCGACCCCGCCCGCTACGGCGAGGAGCGCCACCCCGAGACCTACGGCGTCGACCCCGCCCGCGACGACCTGGAGGTGGCGGTCGTCGAGGGGGCGCTCGCCCGCCGGCTCCCGCTCCTCGCCATCTGCCGCGGGCTGCAGGTCCTGAACGTGACGCTCGGCGGCTCGCTCCTGCAGCACATCGACGGCGAGCAGGGCGACGTCCACCGCGACGTCGAGCGGTGGGACGCGCCCGGCCACGCCATCACCTTCGCCGCCGGCAGCTGCGTCGCCGAGGTGCTCGGCACGACGGAGCTGCACGTCAACTCGCTGCACCACCAGGCGGTGGCCCGCCCGGGCACCGGCGTCGAGGTGGTGGGCCGCGACGAGCACGGCGTGGTCGAGTCGATCGCGGTCGACGGCCACCCGGAGGTGCTCGCCGTGCAGTGGCACCCCGAGCTGCTGGCGGGCCACGAGCCCCACAGCCGCCTCTTCGACTGGCTCGTCGAGGCCGCCGCCGGCGATCAGTCGTAG
- a CDS encoding carboxylate-amine ligase: MHDPHITLGVEEEFFLVDRESGALACRTPELVEQAGEALGSVVTSELILCQIETATPVCATLDELRYELDRQRTALAKVADAHGLGVLAAGTHPVSGWREQEVDQEVVRYAELAERYRHLAHRQIICGCHVHLGLGERSEEIRVMNQLLGWLPTLVALSASSPFWQGADTGYSAYRVEMWGGWPTAGFPPVVEDRAAFDRTVEQLVQVDAITDASNLYWYARPSLRHPTLEVRPCDTMTELDDVVAVSGLIRGMAATALGSAGISVPHERSVLDAAMWRAARFGLEEQLVDPLFVRLRPAAEVVEHLLDWARPGLEQHADAERVEEGTRRIVERGTGAARQREVLERTGDLVEVTRSLLL, encoded by the coding sequence ATGCACGACCCCCACATCACCCTCGGCGTGGAGGAGGAGTTCTTCCTCGTCGACCGAGAGTCCGGCGCCCTCGCGTGCCGCACGCCCGAGCTCGTGGAGCAGGCGGGGGAGGCTCTCGGCTCGGTCGTCACGAGCGAGCTCATCCTCTGCCAGATCGAGACGGCGACGCCCGTCTGCGCCACCCTCGACGAGCTGCGGTACGAGCTCGACCGCCAGCGCACCGCTCTGGCCAAGGTCGCCGACGCCCATGGGCTCGGGGTGCTCGCGGCGGGGACGCACCCGGTGTCGGGCTGGCGCGAGCAGGAGGTCGACCAGGAGGTCGTGCGCTACGCCGAGCTCGCCGAGCGCTACCGGCACCTCGCGCACCGCCAGATCATCTGCGGCTGCCACGTCCACCTCGGGCTCGGCGAGCGGTCGGAGGAGATCCGGGTCATGAACCAGCTGCTCGGTTGGCTGCCCACCCTCGTGGCCCTGTCGGCCAGCTCGCCGTTCTGGCAGGGGGCCGACACCGGCTACAGCGCCTACCGCGTCGAGATGTGGGGTGGATGGCCGACGGCGGGGTTCCCGCCGGTCGTCGAGGATCGGGCGGCGTTCGACCGCACCGTCGAGCAGCTCGTCCAGGTCGATGCCATCACCGACGCCTCGAACCTCTACTGGTACGCGCGGCCCTCGCTCCGCCACCCGACCCTCGAGGTGCGGCCCTGCGACACCATGACCGAGCTCGACGACGTGGTCGCGGTGAGCGGGTTGATCCGCGGCATGGCCGCGACGGCGCTCGGCTCCGCCGGGATCTCGGTGCCGCACGAGCGGTCGGTGCTCGACGCCGCCATGTGGCGAGCGGCGCGGTTCGGGCTCGAGGAGCAGCTCGTCGACCCGCTCTTCGTGCGCCTCCGGCCCGCCGCCGAGGTCGTCGAGCACCTGCTCGACTGGGCCCGACCGGGGCTCGAGCAGCACGCCGACGCCGAGCGCGTCGAGGAGGGCACCCGGCGCATCGTGGAGCGTGGCACCGGCGCGGCGCGCCAGCGCGAGGTGCTCGAGCGCACCGGCGACCTGGTGGAGGTCACCCGCTCCCTGTTGCTGTGA
- a CDS encoding LLM class flavin-dependent oxidoreductase: MPAVSLVAVPGKKERSLDMAREIERRGFSGIYCPSMGDAMGLSQGIAHVTSTIEIGTAIQPIYLRHSSDLATHAGTIQEISGGRFRLGIGVSHGPVTRRLGVDTGRPLSDVRSYVEGLRAAERQAGALPPIVLASLRDKMVQLAVEVGDGSIWANASLSRMGHSLSLVPDERRDAGFFVGNMIPTVIDDDVEAARAVNRTTLTGYVALPNYRNYWKDAGYEEEMAAIEDALERKDREAIPGLMTDRWLDDCTLSGPVGRVRDGVEAWFDAGVTTPILVMSSTKGGQFVAIEELFAAYA; encoded by the coding sequence ATGCCCGCCGTCTCGCTCGTCGCCGTCCCCGGCAAGAAGGAGCGCAGCCTCGACATGGCCCGGGAGATCGAACGTCGAGGCTTCTCGGGCATCTACTGCCCGAGCATGGGTGACGCCATGGGCCTCTCCCAGGGGATCGCCCACGTCACCTCCACCATCGAGATCGGCACCGCGATCCAGCCGATCTACCTCCGCCACAGCTCCGACCTCGCCACCCACGCCGGCACCATCCAGGAGATCTCCGGCGGCCGGTTCCGCCTCGGCATCGGTGTGAGCCACGGCCCGGTCACCCGCCGCCTCGGCGTCGACACCGGGCGCCCGCTGTCCGACGTGCGCAGCTACGTCGAGGGCCTGCGGGCCGCCGAGCGCCAGGCCGGTGCGCTCCCGCCGATCGTCCTCGCCTCGCTGCGGGACAAGATGGTCCAGCTGGCCGTCGAGGTGGGCGACGGATCGATCTGGGCGAACGCGTCGCTCAGCCGCATGGGCCACTCGCTGTCGCTCGTCCCCGACGAGCGCCGCGACGCCGGGTTCTTCGTCGGCAACATGATCCCGACCGTGATCGACGACGACGTCGAGGCCGCCCGCGCCGTCAACCGCACGACGCTCACCGGCTACGTCGCGCTCCCCAACTACCGGAACTACTGGAAGGACGCCGGCTACGAGGAGGAGATGGCGGCCATCGAGGACGCGCTCGAGCGCAAGGACCGCGAGGCGATCCCGGGCCTCATGACCGACCGGTGGCTCGACGACTGCACGCTCTCGGGCCCCGTCGGCCGGGTCCGCGACGGCGTCGAGGCCTGGTTCGACGCCGGGGTGACGACGCCCATCCTCGTCATGTCCTCCACGAAGGGCGGCCAGTTCGTGGCCATCGAGGAGCTGTTCGCGGCCTACGCCTGA